A genome region from Coturnix japonica isolate 7356 chromosome 13, Coturnix japonica 2.1, whole genome shotgun sequence includes the following:
- the FBXL21P gene encoding F-box/LRR-repeat protein 21 — MMKRARQDAMVENAAPQTSQENKKQKTCFYGSAFSESDPHGSIDWGSLPHHVILRIFQCLPLVDRARASSVCRRWNEVFHIPDLWRRFEFELNQPATSYLKSTHPDLIQQIIKRHADHLQYVSFKVDSSTESAEAACNILSQLVNCSIKTLGLISTAKPSFMNVSKAHFASALTVVFVNSKSLSSIKIDDTPVDDPSLKVLVANNSDTLKLLKMSSCPHVSPAGVLCVADQCHGLKELALNYYILSDELLLALSSEKHVDLEHLRIDVVSENPGQVEFHTIKKQSWDAFVKHSPKVNIVMYFFLYEDEFDAFFREETPVTHLYFGRAVSKAMLGRIGLNCPRLIELVVCANGLQPLDDELIQIAQRCKNLTAMGLGECEVTCRGFIEFVKVCGGRLTQLSIMEEVLIPDNDYSLDRLHLEVSKHLGRMWFPDMMPTW, encoded by the exons ATGATGAAGAGAGCCAGGCAGGATGCTATGGTTGAAAATGCAGCTCCTCAAAcatcacaggaaaacaaaaaacagaaaacatgcttCTATGGGTCGGCCTTTAGTGAGTCTGACCCCCATGGCTCAATAGACTGGGGAAGCCTTCCACACCATGTTATTCTGCGCATTTTCCAGTGTCTGCCTTTGGTAGATCGAGCAAGAGCATCATCCGTCTGTCGAAGGTGGAATGAAGTTTTTCACATCCCAGATCTCTGGAGGAGATTTGAATTTGAACTCAACCAGCCAGCTACTTCTTACTTAAAGTCTACTCATCCTGATCTAATTCAGCAGATTATCAAGAGGCACGCTGATCATCTGCAGTATGTCAGCTTCAAG GTTGATAGTAGTACTGAGTCAGCAGAAGCAGCCTGTAACATCCTTTCTCAGTTGGTGAACTGTTCTATCAAGACACTGGGTTTGATTTCTACAGCAAAACCAAGCTTCATGAATGTCTCTAAG GCTCACTTTGCTTCAGCACTGACGGTAGTTTTTGTAAACTCCAAGTCATTATCATCAATCAAGATAGATGACACGCCAGTTGATGATCCTTCTTTGAAGGTTCTCGTTGCTAATAACAGCGATACTCTAAAACTGCTTAAAATGAGCAGCTGTCCTCACGTATCACCTGCTG gaGTTCTTTGCGTTGCTGACCAGTGTCATGGACTTAAGGAGCTGGCTTTGAACTACTACATACTGAGTGATGAACTGTTGCTGGCGCTTTCAAGTGAAAAACACGTTGACCTTGAACACCTTCGCATAGATGTTGTGAGTGAAAATCCTGGACAGGTTGAATTTCACactattaaaaagcaaagctgggaCGCTTTTGTTAAACACTCCCCCAAAGTCAACATtgtgatgtattttttcctatatgAAGATGAATTTGATGCTTTCTTCAGAGAGGAAACCCCTGTTACACACCTTTACTTTGGTCGTGCAGTAAGCAAAGCAATGCTAGGTCGTATTGGCCTGAATTGCCCAAGGTTAATCGAGTTGGTTGTGTGCGCTAATGGACTTCAACCTTTGGATGATGAACTTATTCAGATTGCTCAGCGCTGTAAGAACTTAACAGCAATGGGACTTGGGGAATGTGAAGTAACTTGCAGGGGTTTTATTGAATTTGTTAAGGTGTGTGGAGGCAGACTCACGCAGCTTTCTATAATGGAGGAGGTACTGATTCCAGACAATGATTATAGCTTAGATCGACTTCATTTGGAAGTGTCCAAGCACCTTGGAAGAATGTGGTTTCCTGATATGATGCCAACATGGTAA
- the LECT2 gene encoding LOW QUALITY PROTEIN: leukocyte cell-derived chemotaxin-2 (The sequence of the model RefSeq protein was modified relative to this genomic sequence to represent the inferred CDS: deleted 1 base in 1 codon) has product MPALSLIALLSLVSTGFTSQWEVHPPQQQGRHWAQICSGNPFNRIRGCDRYGCGSYGADRQGKGEKHKGVDVICSDGSAVFAPFSGQLSGPIRFFHNGNAIDDGVQISGSGYCVKLVCIHPIRYHGQIQRGQQLGRMLPMQKVFPGIVSHIHVENCDQSDPTQLLRPDVSPPFPQQDTHWATVCAGNPTNEIRGCDKYGCGYFGAPRRNGKGEKHKGVDVICADGATVYAPFSGELSGPVKFFHNGNAIDDGVQIRGSGFCVKLLCIHPTRYHGRISKGQVLGRMLPMQRVFPGITSHIHVENCDHSDPTSNLERGKGRESEMEV; this is encoded by the exons ATGCCAGCCCTCAGCCTGATCGCCCTGCTCAGCCTGGTATCCACTG GTTTTACCAGTCAGTGGGAGGTGcaccctccccagcagcagggcaggcactGGGCACAGATATGCAGCGGGAACCCTTTCAATAGAATCCGGGGCTGTGACAGATACGGCTGTGGCAGTTACGGAGCTGACAG ACAGGGTAAAGGAGAAAAGCACAAAGGCGTGGATGTCATCTGCTCTGATGGATCAGCAGTGTTCGCTCCCTTCAGTGGCCAGCTCTCCGGACCCATTCGATTCTTTCATAATGGAAATGCTATTGATGATGGAGTCCAAATCAGTGGGTCAG GTTACTGTGTAAAACTAGTCTGCATTCATCCCATCAGATACCATGGCCAAATCCAGAGAGGGCAACAACTTGGAAGAATGCTGCCAATGCAAAAAGTGTTTCCTGGCATTGTGTCTCACATTCACGTTGAGAACTGCGATCAGTCTGATCCTACTCAACTCCTCAGACCTG aTGTTTCACCACCATTCCCACAGCAAGATACTCACTGGGCTACAGTATGCGCTGGGAATCCTACAAATGAGATAAGAGGCTGTGATAAATACGGCTGTGGATACTTTGGAGCTCCGAG acgCAATGGTAAAGGAGAGAAGCACAAGGGTGTGGATGTCATCTGTGCTGATGGTGCAACTGTGTATGCTCCCTTTTCTGGTGAGCTGTCTGGACCCGTTAAATTCTTTCATAATGGAAACGCCATTGACGATGGAGTCCAAATCAGGGGATCAG GTTTCTGCGTAAAACTGCTGTGCATCCATCCCACCAGATACCATGGTAGGATTTCTAAGGGACAAGTCCTTGGCAGAATGCTGCCAATGCAAAGAGTATTTCCTGGGATCACTTCTCATATTCATGTTGAGAACTGCGATCACTCAGATCCTACTAGCAATCTTgaaagggggaaagggaga gaaagtgaaatggAAGTGTAA